A DNA window from Pyrus communis chromosome 3, drPyrComm1.1, whole genome shotgun sequence contains the following coding sequences:
- the LOC137730290 gene encoding transcription factor bHLH3-like: MGEKFWVNDEEDKVMVESVLGTEACWFLISLASENVLSDLIRPWGKLGVQQGLNEPVTGSNWNYAIFWQAVSSKSGGSALGWGDGHCRDTKDGGAGDANSSRDSSLEAVQNKEEVKKRVVEKLHACFGGLHADNYARKLDGVSDVEMFYLTSMCYAFQLDSISHCGPAESYNSRKSIWVSDAGSCLHHYQSRSFLARLAGFQTVVFVPMKSGVVELGSVKSTSEEQSYVDIFRSAFGESSPIQQKASPMIFGRELSLGGPKSQSVNISFTPKVEEDFACPPESFELQSVGTSNAFQSEGGEVKLFPQMNQLMVDGFNTQTRVSSSELLKDESSTQVDEQKPRKRGRKPSNGREEPLNHVEAERQTREKLNQRFYALRAVVPNISKMDKASLLGDAITHITDLQMKIRIIETEKQMVNNKGKQLPVPEIDFQERHEDAVVRMNCPLDSHPVSDVIRTLREHKIVPQESNVSITDNDKVIHTFSIQTQGGDDEKLKEKLVASPSK, translated from the exons ATGGGTGAGAAATTTTGGGTGAATGATGAAGAAGACAAGGTCATGGTTGAGTCAGTACTAGGTACCGAGGCGTGCTGGTTCTTGATCTCACTGGCTTCCGAAAATGTTTTGTCAGATTTGATTAGGCCGTGGGGTAAATTGGGTGTGCAGCAGGGGCT GAATGAG CCTGTCACCGGGTCGAATTGGAATTATGCCATTTTCTGGCAGGCTGTTAGCTCGAAATCTGGTGGATCTGCCTTGGGTTGGGGTGATGGGCATTGCAGGGATACCAAGGATGGTGGAGCTGGGGACGCGAATTCTAGTCGGGATAGTAGTTTGGAGGCAGTGCAGAATAAAGAAGAGGTGAAGAAGCGGGTGGTCGAGAAGCTCCACGCATGTTTTGGTGGTTTACATGCGGATAATTATGCAAGGAAGTTGGATGGGGTGTCAGATGTGGAGATGTTTTATCTCACTTCAATGTGTTATGCATTTCAACTTGATTCGATTTCACACTGTGGTCCTGCAGAGTCGTATAACTCCAGAAAATCAATTTGGGTTTCAGATGCAGGTAGTTGTTTACATCATTACCAGTCGAGATCATTTTTAGCAAGATTGGCTGGGTTTCAGACCGTGGTGTTTGTACCAATGAAATCAGGAGTTGTGGAACTTGGTTCGGTCAAATCAACTTCGGAAGAACAAAGTTATGTGGATATATTCAGAAGTGCATTTGGGGAATCGAGTCCTATTCAGCAAAAGGCATCTCCAATGATATTTGGACGTGAACTAAGTCTCGGGGGTCCAAAGTCACAATCCGTTAACATTTCCTTTACCCCGAAAGTAGAAGAAGATTTTGCATGTCCTCCAGAGTCGTTTGAATTACAATCAGTAGGTACTTCAAATGCATTTCAAAGTGAGGGTGGTGAAGTAAAACTGTTTCCTCAAATGAACCAGCTGATGGTTGACGGATTCAATACCCAGACAAGGGTTTCAAGTTCGGAGCTGCTTAAGGATGAGTCATCGACACAAGTGGATGAGCAAAAACCcagaaagagagggagaaagcCTTCCAATGGGAGAGAAGAACCATTGAATCACGTGGAAGCAGAGCGGCAGACGCGCGAGAAGCTTAACCAGAGGTTCTATGCACTAAGAGCTGTTGTTCCTAACATATCTAAGATGGATAAAGCCTCTCTTCTTGGTGATGCCATTACCCATATCACCGATCTCCAGATGAAGATCAGAATCATTGAAACTGAAAAGCAGATGGTTAACAACAAGGGAAAGCAGTTGCCGGTTCCAGAGATTGATTTTCAGGAACGCCACGAGGATGCAGTTGTCAGGATGAACTGCCCACTGGATTCTCACCCGGTTTCTGATGTCATCCGAACACTAAGGGAACATAAAATTGTACCTCAAGAGTCTAATGTTTCCATAACAGACAATGATAAGGTTATTCATACATTCTCCATTCAAACTCAAGGTGGTGATGATGAGAAGTTAAAGGAGAAGCTGGTGGCCTCTCCTTCAAAATGA